The genomic region GTTTACATAAAAGAGAGCTCAAAAGATAGCTATTCAGAGGATATTTTAAAAGACAGTACTTTAAGTGTAGATGAATTATTGACAAAAAAAGAGTTGAATATTACGTTTCCTAAGTATGATACAAAATATGATATCAAGTTAATTTATACTATTGGGGGTAAACAGCTTTCTAAATATTTAACTCATACTGTTTCTTTACCTAAAATTGATTTTGGAGTAAAGGTGTTAAGTGATGAAAGTTTGGAATTTAAATTTAATTTTGATCAAAATAAAACTAGGTTTGAAAAAAATGAGAATGATAGAATAGAAATTTTTGTTAAAAAATATGGTGAAAAAGATGAGGCTTATAAGTCTATAACATTTAACGATGAGGAGTTAAATGATATGGAAGTTTCATCAAGAGAGGGAGAAGATGTAACTGAGAACAAAATAGAGCGAAAATTGAAGATTGAAAATATTTCATCTGTTGTTAATGGAGCTTCGGGATCAAGAGAGGGAAGTCAGGATGAAGGAGATCAAGTTAACAGTAGTGGAGGAGGTCAAGATGATTCAAGTTCCACGCAAGAGGAGAAAAAGCAATATGATTTTAAAATCGTTGTAACAAAAGATGGGGCTTTGTTCCAAGAGAAGTTTTATAGAGTGTCAATGGAAAAGGATTCACTTCAAATTGTTGATGTGGTTTTTAAGAAGATAAATGAGAAAAAGGTTGAGACAAGTGTTGAGTATGCACCTTATGATTATGATTTTAATGATAAGGTTGAATCGCTTAGTTATACAAAGGAGAAGAATTCATCTTCTAAAAGTAAAAATCCTGAATTTAAGAGGTCATCGAATAAGACTACATCAATAACTAATGATTTTAAAACAAATAACAAATTTGAGATAGAGTTTGAAGATTTCGGAGTTTATAAATTGAAATTTTCGTATAAGATGAAGGAAAATGGAACTACAGATGGGGTTACTACTACTACTAGAAATTCAGAAAATCAGTTTAAATGTAACGAGATGGAAAAAATTTATGATAATAAGTTTGATGTTTTTAAATTTGAGTTAGTAGATGATGTTTTTAATGAAATAAAATTAAATTTAAATTTTGTGAATTATTATAAGCCTAAAAATGGAGATAAAGTTGATATATTTTTCAAAGTAAGTGGTGATGAAAGTGAATCTGAATCCGGAGATGATAGTTTTAGTAAAGATCCATTAGTCACATTTGTTCATAAAGATAATGAACTCAATTTAGTAAATATGGGAGCTTTTGATTTATCTGGACTTGATGCTGGAACTAAGTATACTTTTAGAGCGAAATTCACCGCTAAGGATCATATATCAAATGTGATACAAGAAGATAAAAATGCAGCTACTAAAGATATTAAAATTTCTAATTTGAGGATTGATCATGTATCTGACATAGTTGCATATGTAAGATGGGAGCTTGAAGAGGGATTTGAGTTTGGAGTTAATGATAAAGTGGATATTTTCTATAAAGTAGATGGAGAGGAATATCCAGAAGAAGCAAACCAACAGGAAGAAGATTTATATATTAGTGATGGAGTTATTATTTATTTAGATACAGTTGATACTCAATATAAAGTAAAGTTTATATTTAGGAGTGGAAGTAAAACTCTTGAGAAAGAAATAGATTTTAATAATAAAATAGATGATTTAGATGCCGAAATTACAGATGTTTATGAAACATCCACTTATATAAAATGGAATTATCCTTCTAATTATGATTTTACAGATGGAGAAAGTATTGCAATATTTATAAAAACAAAGGATGGAACTTATGATGAAGAGCCAGATTATTATGTTGAACAAAATGAAGAAGAGGGCGAGGATGTAAAAACATTTAAAAGTATTAAAATGACAAATTTGTATCCAAATACAGAATATGATGCAAAAATTTTATTAGATTTTGGGGATGTAGGGAAGAAAGAAAAGGAAGTTAGTTTTAAGACTAAAGAAATTGATATGTTAAATATTTCACTTAAGGCGTTGTCTAATAATTTTTTTGATATAGGCTGGGAGTTTTCTTCAGATACACTTGATTTTGATGAATATGTGGATTCTTTAAATATATATAGGAAGCTTGAAGATGATGATTTTTCGGATTCTAATATTATTTATAAAATTGAAAATGGTATTGATAAAAGAAATAGTATAAGACTTGAAGTAGATGATATTTATGAGAGTTATGATATTAAGATTGAATACAAATTTTTATCTGGAAGTATAGAGAAAACGATTTCTGCAGGAGGGTTTCTTGCGGAGTTTGAAGGGGATACATCTAATTTGATGGTGAAATATCCTGAATCTTTAGTATTTGAAAAAGGTGATTTTATAAAAGTTCTTGCAAGAGAAGGATTAGAGGGAGATTATGAAGATTTTATAAATATAGAACATTCATCTTCTGAAAATTTAAATAAATTAGAAAATATAGAATTAGATAGTTTACTTAGTGGAACATCGATTATTTTGAGCATTAACAATAAAAATACTCAAGTTTTTCCTGTAGAGATTACTTATGAATATGAGGAAGTTGGAGATGAAGACGGGGGAGAATCAGAATATCCAGTTTTAGATATTGTAAGTGAAATGAAAGGAAATTGGGTAGATATAAGTATTCCAGATGAATATGATATTGATACTTCATCAGAAGTTTTAAATAGCATTGGTGGTAATTCTTACTATGACCAATTAGAAGATGGAACGTATGTAATAGTAATAGATAGAATTGTACCTAAAAAAGTTTACTCTAATGTATTTGTTTTAACATCTGATATGAGTGGAAATGAAGTTAGGTTTGATATAGGTGAATTTCAATTAGAACCATATAATTTGTTAGAAGATTTTCTATTTAACTCTTATTATTTTGCTTTTGATAGGGAACCTGATGAAAACGGATACAATTATTGGAAAGATCAACTTGAAGTAGAGGGAAATTTGTCAGGGAAGTATTTTCTTATTAATTTAATGTTTGCAGAAAGAGAGTTTGCAGATAGAAATCTGAGTGATGAAGATTTGATTAAAGCTTTATATCAAATTGTAGTTAACAGACAGTATGATACTGAAGGATTAAATTATTGGATTTATATGTATGGTGAATATTTAAATGAGTTCGGCGGTGATAAATATGAAGCGAAGAAAACTTTAGTTTTAAGGATGGCTTATGAACCTGAGTTCGGAAGATTATGTGATGAAATGGGAATAGCTTGGTAATTTTGTATTTATGGAGGAGAGGAATGAAAATATGTATGAAGAGATTCATTATTAATCTTATGACTCTTATATTTTTGTTTGAATTGATACCATTTGGGGAAATGGGAATTAAGTTCGGCTTTTTTAAGAAAGCCGAAGCTTATTATACCCAACTTGAAATGGTTGCACCAGGTTATGTGATAAGCCCTGAGGAAGGGGGGATTGTATTTGATTTAAGTCAAAGATTATCATCTTCAATGAGTGTTGAATCGTTTAGTGTAAAGAATACAAATCCTGAACAGCAGAAGAAAGATTTAAAAGAGGAATCTTCTGATGGAGTTAGATGGTTATCAAAGGATGAAATGATAAATGGTCATATTTATGAAATTGAAAGTAAGATTTATGATACTGACACGCAGGAAACAATAACATTTATAAATTCTTTTAAGTATATAGATAAAAATATAGCTTATAATCCTAAGCTATCTTTTTCGAAGTTTGATTCTAGTAGAATGGTTACTCAAGATGTTATATTTGATTTTTCTGAGTGCAGGGAATTAATAGATAATTCAAATAATCTTAAGCTTGAGATTTTAAATTCTGATTTAACAAGAGCAGAGATAGATCCTATGAATATTAATAAAAATGATGTTGTAAATAATGGATATAAGTATACTATTTCTAGAGCAGCTTCTTTATTTAGACCAAACAAAGATTATATAGTTAGACTCCATGCAGATGGTATTATTTGGGATAAAATGATTTCTTGTCCAGTAAAGGGGAATCCTACGATAGTTGAAAATATTAAACCTGTAGCTATGGATTTTAGATATTATCCTGAAAGCAGAAATTTTTACTTTCATACAATAGATCTTGGAATTTTTAAAAAATTTGAGGATAGGATTAATGTTGTGGTTAAGGCTATTTTAAATAATCCAAAAAAAGGTTTTGTTCCAGTTGAGGTAACAGCTGAAATACCACATGTAATAGAAATTAAAGTTCCAGAAGAATATTATACTACATCAATACCAAGTGATTTGAGGGTTTATGTTATTGATAAGAGTACTGGACTTGTACTTGCTGAATATTTATTTCAGTTTACATTTAGGTCTGATAAGGGAATTATGATGTGGAGAAATTTAAAGCATTCAGCTGAAAAAGAAGCAACAGGATATAAGATTAATAAAATAAAATTAGATCATACTGACGATAACAATACTATTCCACATTCATGGGATGGACTTCCTAGGGCACATTATATAACTCTTTATGATAATAAATTAGAAAATCAAATAGGTGGAGAATTCAGATTTGATGTTACAGATCCTGAGTATAGAAAACAATTCCTTGAGCCGACTCATGATGTTAGAGGAGCTAATTTTAAGATACCATTTACTGATATGAAGCAAGGGTTTAATAGTTATAATTTTAAAGTTGAATCTAGTAGTCAGTATCCAGAGTGGGCATATGCACATATACCATTTGGATTTTATGCAGATGTTGCTGAAATAAAAGATTTAGATATTAATATAAAAAATGTAAAACCAAATGAAAATGGAGATAAGTATAGTTTTACTCTTGAAATAAAGAATCAAAAAATTGTTATTGGCGATAAGATGAGCTTTATAGATGATGACGGTAAGGAGCATATATCTACTTCAAATAGTTCGAAGACATTTGACTTTAAAGATGTCCCAATGGTATTTGGAGGGAAATATGTGGTAACTTATAATCAAATAAGTTCTTTGCTTCATTTTAAATCTACAGATTTATCTATATTGTTTAATCCAGTTGTTATAGGTACTTTTTCAGATG from Candidatus Arthromitus sp. SFB-mouse-Japan harbors:
- a CDS encoding DUF4214 domain-containing protein, coding for MNNGALKILNSIFLLLFVVNCLGFSSAYSKNKVVKQSRAYDLELKIDNVNFNSAKFSWVYPEDIEFTFGDYISLILINEENGSQGETPIFSVIHGKDEADLSEITSFEINSLIHSTKYQLKLELSKIQGDYYSVEESFETSDFEIFDIQIEGAEEGVVRNKLLKVNWKTNPETVDFGENDKVEIFLKKLSDNDFSKKPIFSSDKDVKSAEFSLPVFEEMYDFKIAYRLKGNVIYSDFFYCDLKSGGAIPEMQDIKSSSAKLTLNYLNEEMLTENSKVNIYIKEDRNLDYSKDPIVSFDGKEEIIKNKEYVFNKLKFSTKYYVKVQLVVESFNEFGKDMLAMDENRCEFETKKFDIKDLVFTDGNENISKLSWNFDGEDISFSEGDNLKVYIKESSKDSYSEDILKDSTLSVDELLTKKELNITFPKYDTKYDIKLIYTIGGKQLSKYLTHTVSLPKIDFGVKVLSDESLEFKFNFDQNKTRFEKNENDRIEIFVKKYGEKDEAYKSITFNDEELNDMEVSSREGEDVTENKIERKLKIENISSVVNGASGSREGSQDEGDQVNSSGGGQDDSSSTQEEKKQYDFKIVVTKDGALFQEKFYRVSMEKDSLQIVDVVFKKINEKKVETSVEYAPYDYDFNDKVESLSYTKEKNSSSKSKNPEFKRSSNKTTSITNDFKTNNKFEIEFEDFGVYKLKFSYKMKENGTTDGVTTTTRNSENQFKCNEMEKIYDNKFDVFKFELVDDVFNEIKLNLNFVNYYKPKNGDKVDIFFKVSGDESESESGDDSFSKDPLVTFVHKDNELNLVNMGAFDLSGLDAGTKYTFRAKFTAKDHISNVIQEDKNAATKDIKISNLRIDHVSDIVAYVRWELEEGFEFGVNDKVDIFYKVDGEEYPEEANQQEEDLYISDGVIIYLDTVDTQYKVKFIFRSGSKTLEKEIDFNNKIDDLDAEITDVYETSTYIKWNYPSNYDFTDGESIAIFIKTKDGTYDEEPDYYVEQNEEEGEDVKTFKSIKMTNLYPNTEYDAKILLDFGDVGKKEKEVSFKTKEIDMLNISLKALSNNFFDIGWEFSSDTLDFDEYVDSLNIYRKLEDDDFSDSNIIYKIENGIDKRNSIRLEVDDIYESYDIKIEYKFLSGSIEKTISAGGFLAEFEGDTSNLMVKYPESLVFEKGDFIKVLAREGLEGDYEDFINIEHSSSENLNKLENIELDSLLSGTSIILSINNKNTQVFPVEITYEYEEVGDEDGGESEYPVLDIVSEMKGNWVDISIPDEYDIDTSSEVLNSIGGNSYYDQLEDGTYVIVIDRIVPKKVYSNVFVLTSDMSGNEVRFDIGEFQLEPYNLLEDFLFNSYYFAFDREPDENGYNYWKDQLEVEGNLSGKYFLINLMFAEREFADRNLSDEDLIKALYQIVVNRQYDTEGLNYWIYMYGEYLNEFGGDKYEAKKTLVLRMAYEPEFGRLCDEMGIAW